Proteins co-encoded in one Cucurbita pepo subsp. pepo cultivar mu-cu-16 chromosome LG15, ASM280686v2, whole genome shotgun sequence genomic window:
- the LOC111811917 gene encoding protein RADIALIS-like 1 has translation MASMSAHGSSAWTARENKAFEKALAVFDQDTPERWVNVAKAIGGKTEDEVKRHYQLLVKDVKHIESGEINFPYRSSTRLC, from the coding sequence ATGGCTTCAATGTCTGCTCATGGGTCAAGTGCATGGACTGCAAGAGAAAACAAAGCGTTTGAGAAAGCTTTGGCTGTGTTTGATCAAGACACACCTGAGAGATGGGTCAATGTTGCTAAGGCCATTGGTGGAAAAACTGAAGATGAAGTCAAGAGGCATTATCAACTACTTGTGAAGGATGTTAAGCATATTGAGTCTGGTGAAATCAATTTTCCTTATAGAAGCTCTACGAGATTGTGCTGA
- the LOC111811580 gene encoding probable LRR receptor-like serine/threonine-protein kinase At2g16250: MVYKIHFVFWLFLLLLLLFEPTFQQDSPVERVERVALLELRSSLGLRSKEWPIKGDPCLVWKGVKCQNGRVTEINIAGFRRTRIGKQNPQFAVDALANLTLLQSFNASEFLLPGVIPEWFGLRLGLLRVLDLRSCSVFGSIPLSIGSLNNLTDLYLSDNNLTGTIPSSLGQLLSLSLLDLSCNTLTGMIPSSLVSLVHLSLLDLSSNYLAGSIPPGVGSLSKLRYLNLSRNSLSSSIPTQFGGLVSLVHLDLSVNSLSGSLPSELRGLTSLRNMVLGSNTLVGSLTYDMFHTLTQLQYLDLKDNSFTGSIPDGLWSMPGLQLLDVSGNNFTGTLPNSSSSSNITGAVLNISKNLFYGRLTPILKRFSVVDLSENYFEGKVPEYLPANVSFVSNCFTNVSRQRTLAVCTSFYSARGLTFDNFGFPKATQPRQAEALKKKSNRKAIILGSVIGGTSLILLIVLLMFIFLRRRARSTTTQRGGGVVGPVLPEDTIEPSPGLLIDFASLGETFKYQQMLQATNDFSDLNLIKHGHSGDLFHGVLQNGVRVVIKRVDLRVIKNDAYLVELEFFSKVSSVRLVPLIGHCLENEDEKFLVYKYLPNGDLSASLFKKIKTDDDTLQSLDWITRLKIALGASEGLCFLHHDCSPPLVHRDIQASSILLDDKFEVRLGSLSNVCSQEGDGQPSRITKLLKLPQSSEQGALGLQTAVNAYDVYCFGKVLLELVTGKLGISASPDAEIKEWLDQTLPCISINNKELVMKILDPSLIVDEDLLEEVWAVAVVAKSCLNPKPSRRPLMKYIVKALENPLKVVREENSGSGRFRSTSIGSSWNAALFGSWRQSLSDLTVLPSASMSKVGGSSFKRSGTMGSQGSGQNGGGEHSSSRRQHSKEIFPEPTDVERLENE, from the exons ATGGTTTATAAGATACACTTTGTATTCtggttgttcttgttgttgttgctgttgtttGAGCCCACATTTCAACAAGATTCACCGGTTGAACGTGTTGAACGAGTTGCGTTACTTGAGCTCAGATCGTCGTTAGGTTTGAGAAGCAAGGAGTGGCCCATAAAGGGTGACCCCTGCTTAGTTTGGAAGGGTGTCAAGTGTCAGAATGGTAGGGTAACTGAGATCAATATTGCTGGATTTAGAAGAACAAGAATTGGTAAACAGAACCCTCAGTTTGCTGTTGATGCCTTGGCTAATTTGACTTTGTTGCAGTCCTTTAATGCCTCTGAGTTCTTGCTTCCCGGAGTCATTCCCGAGTGGTTCGGGTTGCGTCTTGGCTTGCTACGAGTGCTTGATCTGCGGTCGTGTTCTGTATTTGGTTCTATTCCATTGAGTATTGGGAGTTTGAACAACTTGACTGATCTGTATCTGTCTGATAATAATCTTACTGGGACTATACCTTCTAGTTTAGGCCAATTGTTGAGCCTTTCGTTGCTTGATTTATCTTGTAATACACTCACCGGAATGATTCCCTCGTCGCTTGTGTCTCTTGTTCATCTTTCTCTGCTTGACCTTTCTTCTAATTACTTAGCTGGGTCCATCCCTCCCGGTGTTGGGAGCTTATCGAAGCTTCGATATCTAAATCTTTCGAGAAACAGTTTATCTTCTTCGATACCTACTCAGTTTGGAGGGCTTGTTAGTTTAGTTCACCTTGACTTGAGTGTCAATTCTTTGTCTGGTTCATTGCCTTCGGAGTTAAGAGGATTAACGAGCTTGCGAAATATGGTACTCGGGAGCAATACGCTCGTTGGTTCCTTGACTTACGATATGTTCCACACTTTAACACAGTTGCAATACTTGGATCTGAAGGATAATAGCTTTACTGGCTCAATCCCTGATGGGTTGTGGTCTATGCCTGGATTGCAGCTTCTTGATGTGTCTGGGAATAATTTCACTGGGACACTTCCTAATTCTAGCTCGAGTTCGAATATTACTGGTGCTGTACTGAATATATCTAAGAATCTGTTTTATGGGAGGCTTACACCCATATTGAAAAGATTCAGTGTCGTCGATCTGTCGGAAAATTACTTTGAAGGCAAAGTTCCCGAATATCTACCCGCCAACGTATCTTTTGTGAGTAACTGCTTCACAAATGTGTCGAGACAGAGGACGTTGGCTGTATGTACATCGTTCTATTCTGCAAGAGGCCTGACTTTTGATAATTTCGGCTTCCCTAAGGCTACGCAACCTCGACAAGCGGAAgcgttgaagaagaagagcaatAGAAAAGCTATTATCTTGGGCAGTGTTATTGGGGGAACTTCTCTTATCTTGCTAATAGTATTGCTGATGTTTATCTTCCTTAGGAGGCGAGCAAGAAGCACGACTACTCAACGAGGAGGAGGCGTCGTGGGACCAGTTCTTCCCGAGGACACTATTGAACCATCTCCTGGATTGTTGATTGACTTTGCAAGTTTAGGAGAAACGTTCAAGTATCAACAAATGCTTCAAGCAACGAATGATTTTAGTGATTTGAACCTTATCAAACATGGTCATTCAGGGGATCTCTTCCATGGCGTATTGCAAAATGGGGTTCGTGTTGTTATCAAACGGGTCGATTTGCGCGTTATTAAAAACGACGCTTATTTGGTCGAATTGGAATTCTTTAGCAAGGTTTCGAGTGTACGATTGGTTCCTCTTATCGGGCACTGCTTGgagaatgaagatgaaaagttCTTGGTGTACAAATATCTGCCGAACGGCGACTTGTCAGCTTCGTTGTTCAAGAAAATCAAGACAGATGATGATACTTTGCAGTCATTAGATTGGATTACAAGGCTTAAAATTGCATTAGGAGCTTCAGAGGGCCTTTGTTTTCTGCATCATGATTGTAGCCCACCCCTTGTGCACAG AGATATTCAAGCAAGTAGTATACTTCTTGATGATAAATTTGAAGTGCGACTCGGAAGCTTGAGCAACGTTTGTAGCCAAGAAGGCGATGGCCAACCGAGCAGGATTACAAAGCTTCTCAAATTGCCACA GTCATCGGAGCAAGGCGCTTTAG GTTTGCAGACAGCAGTAAATGCCTATGATGTTTACTGCTTTGGAAAGGTGTTGTTGGAGCTAGTAACAGGAAAGCTCGGGATTAGCGCCTCCCCCGATGCCGAAATCAAAGAATGGTTAGATCAGACGTTACCGTGCATCAGCATAAACAACAAGGAACTCGTGATGAAAATCCTGGATCCATCCTTGATTGTAGACGAGGATCTGTTGGAAGAAGTATGGGCTGTGGCTGTCGTCGCCAAGTCGTGTCTCAATCCGAAACCTTCAAGGCGACCCTTGATGAAATACATTGTCAAGGCTTTGGAGAATCCATTGAAGGTAGTAAGGGAAGAGAATTCGGGTTCAGGACGGTTTAGATCGACTTCCATTGGAAGTTCTTGGAATGCTGCTTTGTTCGGTAGCTGGCGTCAAAGTCTGTCGGATCTAACCGTGCTTCCATCAGCCTCAATGTCAAAAGTAGGTGGAAGTAGTTTCAAACGATCAGGAACAATGGGTTCGCAAGGAAGCGGACAGAACGGTGGCGGGGAACATTCGTCTTCTCGTCGACAGCATTCGAAGGAGATATTCCCGGAACCGACGGACGTCGAAAGATTGGAGAACGAGTAG
- the LOC111776264 gene encoding protein RADIALIS-like 1 — protein MASMSSRGSNAWTPMQNKAFEKALAVYDQDTPERWLNVAKAVGEKTEEEVKRHYQLLLHDVKHIESGNVPFPYRNSSDDLPRKRG, from the exons ATGGCTTCAATGTCCTCTCGTGGCTCAAATGCATGGACTCCAATGCAAAACAAGGCCTTTGAAAAGGCTTTGGCTGTGTATGATCAAGACACCCCTGAGAGATGGCTCAATGTTGCCAAGGCTGTTGGGGAGAAAACTGAAGAGGAAGTCAAGAGGCATTACCAACTTCTCCTACACGATGTCAAACATATCGAGTCGGGCAATGTCCCGTTTCCTTATCGAAACTCTAGCGATGATTTGCCGAGGAAAAGAG GATGA
- the LOC111811887 gene encoding protein RADIALIS-like 1, giving the protein MASMSAHGSGVWTAKQNKAFEEALAMYDQDRPDRWLNVAKAIGGKTEEEVKRHYQVLVEDVKHIESGKVPFPYRSSRGS; this is encoded by the coding sequence ATGGCTTCAATGTCGGCTCATGGGTCGGGTGTATGGACTGCAAAGCAAAACAAGGCGTTTGAGGAGGCTTTGGCAATGTATGATCAAGACAGGCCTGATCGATGGCTGAATGTTGCTAAGGCCATTGGTGGAAAAACTGAAGAGGAAGTGAAAAGGCATTACCAAGTTCTTGTGGAGGATGTTAAGCATATTGAGTCTGGCAAGGTTCCTTTTCCTTATCGAAGCTCAAGAGGCAGTTAA